From the genome of Bacteroidales bacterium:
AGAAACAATAATAATTCCAGCAATAAAGCCTGCAACAATTTTAATAACTTGCAAATATCCTTTTATAGGCTTGTTTAAAGCCTTCCCTCTTTTTAAATAAATTTCATAAAAACTATCTAGCAAAGAATATCCTGCGGATAACAAAAAGATTATTAATACAATATTAGTGGTTTTTCTAACAGCAACGACCCAACCCGGATTATGCGGTATTGCAAAAGGAATAAGCTGGTAAATCAAAATCATTGGTAAAACATAGCTTATTCGCCTTAGAAATTTCTTGCTAATAAAAATATCATCGTAAATGCCAGGCGTGCGTCTTATAATTGCACGAATTATTCTAAACAAAATAAATTTCCCGACATAATAAAGAATTGTAGCCAAAATAGCAAGTATAGTCAATAGCACTATAGTGGCTAAAAATTCTAATGGCAGCCAATCAATATTTATTGATTCAATTTTTTCAGCTGTCCATTCAAGTAATGATGCAAATGCTGTAAAATCTTCCATTATAAATCTTCTTTAAACATTGGATCCCAAGGTGGCAACAAAGTCGCTTTTTGATTTAAAATATTTTGTATTTTATTTGGAACATATTTTTTATTAACTACTAATCTAAACAAATATTCATCAAACCATTCGTCTGTCATAATGAGGTGTCCGCCTTCAAAGCCAATGCTTCCCCAAGAATTCTCTATAAGCCATTTTGTGGGTTTTTCAGAATTGTCCACATCCACTCCAACCAAAGTCATCGCATGTGCACTACCGCTTTCAAAAGTTTGAATACGTTGTTTTTTATTCATGGTAAATTTTATGCCGTACAAACTTTCGTAATCATAATTATCCATATCCAAAGTGCTTTTATTCCTATCATATTGCTGACCAACATCACATGAAAAATACATAGCTTCGCCATTTTTTATGCTTTCTATAGCCATAGTCTTTAGTTCAGATGGTGGTAAATTAATGTACTTCCAATTTATTCCTTCGTAAGCATTTCTATCATATTCAATTTCATAAAGTTTATAATATTCTCTTGATGGGTCGTCCATAAACATTATGTAATCATCAATATTAAAGGTCATTACTTCTTTGTAAAAAGACATAGGTGTATAATCTTTATATTCTCCTGCTTTTTTATTTTTGTCAATAAATCTGTATTTAAAATTTGTAGGAGGCTCACCTAGATTATAAACTAGAATTTTGTAAACGTCTGAAAGCATTTTTATTTTCATGTTTTCAACTTCTGCTTTGCTTTTTTTAGCTTCAACGGCGGCACGCAGATCTAAAGAATATTGCCTCAACAATGTTTTAATTGTTGCCGACATGTACCTTGTGTTATTGCTGCTTTTTGTTTCTGGCATAATCTCAGAAGGCACAAGTCCGTATTTTCCTACAAGATTTGCAAAACCGCCCCAAACGCCACCATCAGTAATGGCATTTTTTAGCAACCAATCAACTTTTCTATCATCTAGTGGCTTATTTGCAGTTTCTATCATGCCTTCAAGAAATAAATTTGCTTTTTCCAATTGGTCGTAGAAAAAAAGATAGTTTTGCGAAAATTCAAAATTTGACAAGTTATATTTTTCAATAACATATGGGCGATATACATTCAAGCCTGTAAAAAGCCAACATCTTCCGGAGCTTTTTTGGTCAGTAATTCCAGCAGTTTTCACTCTGTATTTAAAGTAAGAATCAGGTGTTACAGAGTTTTCCGCATTAGAAATTAATGATTTTTGGTCATTGTTCAGCAAAGCATTTATTGCCGCTTTATTTGGCTCAGATGCTTTATAATTTTTAATTATTTTCGATAACACTTCAGGCGAAATACTTTGAGTATAAACACTTAACGCCAAAAAGATAAAAATAAAACTGTGAAGAACTTTCATAATTATAATACTTTAATTTTGCGAAGTTAATTAAATTCAAAAAAATTCAAAAAAAATTTATTGTTTTTTTACAAATACATTTATTATTTTTACAGAAAAAAATTATGCGATATTATTTGTTCTTAATCATTTTTATTTGTTTTAATTGTTTTAACGGATTTTCACAGTCGGATACTCCTAAAAACATTATCATTTTCATTGCAGACGGTGGCGGATACAACCAAATGATGTGCACTGATTATTTTCTTTACGGAAAACACCCAGCTTCAACACTATCATCATTTCCTGTTCAATTAAGCATGAGCACATATAACGCCTCTACGAGCAGAAAAGGAACAAGTTTTTATGACAGCAAAAAGTTTTGGAGCGACTTTTCTTATGGCATTTCGGCGTTCACTGAGTCAGCAGCTTCTGCCACAGCAATAGGCACCGGATACAAAGCTCATAATGATGTAATAGGGCTAAACACAGATGGCTTGCCCGTTACAAACATAATGGAAATTGGAAAATCCATTGGTAAAAAAACAGGTGTAATCACCAGCGTGCCTTTTGCACATGCTACTCCAGCTGGCGTTTCTGCACATACAAAATCCAGAAAAGAAATGCACTCCATTGGGTATCAAATGGTTGCAAATAATACATTAGACGTTATCGGCGGAGCTGGTCATCCGTGGTTTGACGATAATGGAAACCGCCTTGCAAACCCAAGTACCGAAATGATGGACACAGCTTTATATTCTTTTTTGAAAAATAATGATAATTGGATACTTCTTGAAAATAGAGCTGCAATAAAGGACTTTAAAGCTAAAGATGCTAATAATAAAAAATTATTTATGCTTGCTCCTGTTTTTTCAACATTTTCAGAAAAGCGTGATGGCAAATCAGTTCAGCCCTTCGATGTTCCAATAAATAAGAACATACCTATGCTTTCGGAAATGTCTATTGCTGCATTAAGCAAATTAAGCGAAAGTGAAGAAGGCTTTATATTGCTTATTGAGGGTGGCGCTGTTGACTGGGCAAATCACGACAATAATTTCCCACGATTAATAGAAGAGCAAACCTTCTTTTATCACACAGTAGATACTGTTTTAAATTGGCTAGAAAAGCAAAACATTTTAGAAAAAACATTGATAATAGCTACAAACGACCATGAGTGCGGGTATTTGTGGGGCGAAAACAGTTCCGGCAATAATTTTTCCTTGCCAAAAAATAACGGAAAAGGCAAATTACCCGATGCAAAATATTATAGCGATAATCACTCAAACAGCTTAGTGCCTTTTTTTGCAAAAGGACCTTCTTCTGAAATATTTTACAGCTTTGCCGATGAGGTGGACAGCGTTAGAGGTGCTTTTTTAACAAATTCTGAAATTGCAATTGCCATCAAAATGCTGTGGGGAAACGCTACTACAATTTTCAAAGAAAAAGAAAGCAATGAAAGTGTGGTTTTGCGAGCAAGTTTCCCCTGCCCTGATGGAAAAATTAAATGGTATGTAAATAATTCCTTGCAAAAAGAAAATGAAACTTCTACTTTTTTAATTGACAAAAATATTTACAAAAAATCAGCGTTAATTAGATGCGAAATATTATGTGGTGAAAAACAATATATATCTCCGAATTATGAATATATTCCTTAGAAATATTTATATAATTATTTTTGCGTTGTTCACAACAAATAATGCTTTTTCTCAAACAGACATTTGGGGATCTGATTTAAAAAATCATTTTTTCACAGGTGGAGGATTTAATCTTCAGCTTGGAAGCCAAACAAATGTAGGTGTAGAACCAGTTTTCGGATATCACTTGTCAAATATTTTTTCTGTAGGCATTAGTGGCAGCTATCAATATTATTATTATTCATATAACAAAGAAAGTTTTAACGTTTATGGAGGACGAGCTTTCTTGCGTATTCAACCCTTACGAATGGTTTTCTTACACGGCGAATACGAAGTGCTTACATATAAAACAAACATTTTTAACGCTCCTTCATATCAATATGAAAATATTATTAGCGAAAATGTACTTGTAGGAGCCGGATATAGTTCTAATTTTTCAGAAAGGCTAAGAGCTAACTTGATGCTACTTTTTAATTTAAACAACACTATTTACACTCCCTACAGCAATCCTGTTCTCAGAGCAAGCATAGAATGGGCTTTTCCTGCATGTAAAAAAGCTCGGGAAACTGAAAAAAATTAAAAATTTATCGGGAATTTCTTAGCAATCAATCCATTTTTTTACAAAAAGTAGCGGACATTTTTCAAATTTTGGCACAGACATTTTTCCAAAAGATTTTGGCAGAATTGGATAATCTCTAAAATTCCAATCATTTGGTTTGTTAAAATAATTATACGCCAATCTGTTTGCAGACCACTCTGTCCATGTGTTATAATGTCTAAAAGAAGCAGATTTCTTCTCTTTTCTAAAACTTTTTACACTTACAAAAGCTATTTTAAACCAAAATTTTCTCGCTCCCCATTTTTTATATTGCAAAATATGACCAAATTCATGTTTAAGCAAATCTTGATCAGAAATTCCGTTTTTGCCAACAAAAATGCCAATTCTAGGCACAGCCATAGCAGCACCTTTTTTAAACATGCCAAAATTCCAAACGAAAACTCGCACTCCTTCAAAATAAATTCTCTTTTTTCCACACGGCATTGGTCTGTATTTTTAAATTGAAAAAATAAAAGTAAAAACTTTTTTAAAAACACATTATAGAAAAACACTTTAAAAAATTCATACCTTTGCAAAATCAAGGTAACAAAATGATATTAGTTATTTTATTTTTACTGCTATTAAATGGCGTTTTTGCCATGTTTGAAATAGCAATGGTTTCGGCACGCAAAGCGAGATTACACAATAGAGCCCTAAAAGGAAGTAATGGAGCAAAAATAGCATTAAAGCTCTTAAAAGAGCCCGACAAGATGTTTTCAGCCATTCAAATTGGAATTACATTAATTGGCATTATCAACGGAGCTTTAGGCGGCATCTCGTTTACAGACGACCTCACTCCGCTAATTGCATCAATTCCGGGTTTGGCAAAATACGCCGTTAGCATTTCCATGATTATTGTAATTAGCTTTATAACGTATCTTTCGCTTGTAATTGGTGAATTAGTGCCAAAATCAATTGCATTGAACAATGCTGAAGCAATAGCTGTTTTCTTATCTCCAGCAATGAATTTGCTTAGGCGAATAATGTATCCTTTTGTATGGATTCTTTCCGTTTCTACAAAATTTATTCTCAAAATATTTGGCTATAAAGAAAAAAATGACCCTCCGGTAACTGACGAAGAATTATTAGCAATGCTCAAACTTGGCTCTGAAAGCGGCGTTTTTAATAAAGAAGAATCTATGTTGATGAATGAAATTTTGCGTTTTGGAGATAAAAAAGCATCGCAAGTAATGACTCAAAGACATGAAATAAAAGTTATTGACATAAATTTATCACAGAGAGAAATTTTAGATTTATCGCTTCACAACACATATTCCAAGCTACTTGTAATTGATGAAACAATTGATAATATTTTAGGATTTGTGTATGTAAGGGAAATTCTTTCTCA
Proteins encoded in this window:
- a CDS encoding alkaline phosphatase → MRYYLFLIIFICFNCFNGFSQSDTPKNIIIFIADGGGYNQMMCTDYFLYGKHPASTLSSFPVQLSMSTYNASTSRKGTSFYDSKKFWSDFSYGISAFTESAASATAIGTGYKAHNDVIGLNTDGLPVTNIMEIGKSIGKKTGVITSVPFAHATPAGVSAHTKSRKEMHSIGYQMVANNTLDVIGGAGHPWFDDNGNRLANPSTEMMDTALYSFLKNNDNWILLENRAAIKDFKAKDANNKKLFMLAPVFSTFSEKRDGKSVQPFDVPINKNIPMLSEMSIAALSKLSESEEGFILLIEGGAVDWANHDNNFPRLIEEQTFFYHTVDTVLNWLEKQNILEKTLIIATNDHECGYLWGENSSGNNFSLPKNNGKGKLPDAKYYSDNHSNSLVPFFAKGPSSEIFYSFADEVDSVRGAFLTNSEIAIAIKMLWGNATTIFKEKESNESVVLRASFPCPDGKIKWYVNNSLQKENETSTFLIDKNIYKKSALIRCEILCGEKQYISPNYEYIP
- a CDS encoding HlyC/CorC family transporter, whose protein sequence is MILVILFLLLLNGVFAMFEIAMVSARKARLHNRALKGSNGAKIALKLLKEPDKMFSAIQIGITLIGIINGALGGISFTDDLTPLIASIPGLAKYAVSISMIIVISFITYLSLVIGELVPKSIALNNAEAIAVFLSPAMNLLRRIMYPFVWILSVSTKFILKIFGYKEKNDPPVTDEELLAMLKLGSESGVFNKEESMLMNEILRFGDKKASQVMTQRHEIKVIDINLSQREILDLSLHNTYSKLLVIDETIDNILGFVYVREILSQHINKGTINLKEIMMTPVFIPEQMQAVKVIEQFRKSKNHFGIVVDEYGTISGIVTLHDLVENIMGDLPLLDDVYEPEIIAREDGSLLVDGSMLWIELVEKLEIKLDADDEELLSGINTVGGFSMAKLNKIPISGDSFSSGGYSFEVVDMDGKRVDKLMIKKL
- a CDS encoding C1 family peptidase, whose product is MKVLHSFIFIFLALSVYTQSISPEVLSKIIKNYKASEPNKAAINALLNNDQKSLISNAENSVTPDSYFKYRVKTAGITDQKSSGRCWLFTGLNVYRPYVIEKYNLSNFEFSQNYLFFYDQLEKANLFLEGMIETANKPLDDRKVDWLLKNAITDGGVWGGFANLVGKYGLVPSEIMPETKSSNNTRYMSATIKTLLRQYSLDLRAAVEAKKSKAEVENMKIKMLSDVYKILVYNLGEPPTNFKYRFIDKNKKAGEYKDYTPMSFYKEVMTFNIDDYIMFMDDPSREYYKLYEIEYDRNAYEGINWKYINLPPSELKTMAIESIKNGEAMYFSCDVGQQYDRNKSTLDMDNYDYESLYGIKFTMNKKQRIQTFESGSAHAMTLVGVDVDNSEKPTKWLIENSWGSIGFEGGHLIMTDEWFDEYLFRLVVNKKYVPNKIQNILNQKATLLPPWDPMFKEDL